The Staphylococcus sp. NRL 16/872 DNA segment ATGTATTATATACAACAATATCTACAGTTTGCAAGTCAAAAAGTTATGTGGATTTGTAATGTTTTATTACCTCTATTCAAATTTAATTGGAAAGAGGTTTTTATTATGTCTCGTAAAAATATTAAAAATCAAGCTAGTCAAAATTTTTATATGTTACATAAAGCATTATTTGTTAATGAAAAATATAAAAAATTAAGTGATAGTGCCAAAGTCACTTATGCAATTCTCAATGATAGAGTTAGCTTATCAATTAAAAATAATTGGATCGATGATAATGGGGATATATATTTCATTTTTACAAATGAAAGTCTCCAGAATATATTAGATAAAAGCAAGAATACAATTACTAAAATAAAAAAAGAACTTCAAGAAGTAGGGTTACTTGAACAAATACGTACAGGATTTAATAAACCTAATAGATTATATTTGCATGATATAGAAACTAATATTAGTGTAGAAAAAAGTATTCAATCCTCATCTGCAACCTATAATGACAAGGAGTCCCAAATTTTGGGACTCCAGAATCCCGAAATTTGGGACTCCAGAATCCCGAAATTTGGGACTCCAGAATCCCAAATTTTAGACCCTAATGATACTGATTATATTAAGACTGATTATATTAAGACTAAGAATAATGATACGGATGATTTGAATGATAAAAAAATAACAAATTCTAGTAATCACACAAATCATTCAAGTCACAAAAATCTAAACTTTAATAATGAAGCTTTAAAATTTCAACTACTTGAAGAATTACCTCAAAATATTCAAAACTATCTAAGGTTTTTTGAGGTAGCCGAAATTAAAATTATCAAATCTGTATTATTAAAAGCCAAAACATCCTTCAACAATTCTATCGATGCATATTATTTATTAGAAGATATGGAACTTGAAATTGTTAATGTCCTTAAACGTTTTAAAGCTACATTAATTCAAAAAAATGAAACCGTTGAAGCCATGCAAGGCTACTTAATGAAATCTCTCAAATCTGAATTCGAAGAAATGCATACGTTAAATAAACGTCGTGACAATTTACCAATCACTTCTTTATTTAATCAATAATTCAACTTAATCTGCCAACAAGGTAAGGGTGGAGAAAACAAAACAATATCAGCACATGTCCCGATTTCACAACATAGCACGCTGCTATAAAAGAAAGGAGAATCACTTATGAGTAATAAGAAAAAGATTAAAGTTACTTTGGCATTAATTAATGTTGTTTTAACTGCGCTCCAACTTTATCTTCAATGGCAAGTAATTAAATCTAAAAAGGAAATGTAATTAAGTACAAAGGACTAAAACTGAAAAGATTTAGTCCCATTTTTTATAAACGCTTATTATTCGTTGTTACTACTATCAGTATTTTCTTCTTTTTAATTGATACTATTTTCAATAACTTATCTCTTATCTTCTTCAAACAAAACACCATGATTTGTAGGCATCATAAACTACTTCTTTTTAAATTTATTTGGTTTATTTGTATTTATGTAGTTGGAGTACATCTTTAACAATGCTTCTGTTTCCTCTGGACTTAAATGTTCACATTCAAAATACTTTTCAAGCATTGCACC contains these protein-coding regions:
- a CDS encoding replication initiator protein A, with the translated sequence MSRKNIKNQASQNFYMLHKALFVNEKYKKLSDSAKVTYAILNDRVSLSIKNNWIDDNGDIYFIFTNESLQNILDKSKNTITKIKKELQEVGLLEQIRTGFNKPNRLYLHDIETNISVEKSIQSSSATYNDKESQILGLQNPEIWDSRIPKFGTPESQILDPNDTDYIKTDYIKTKNNDTDDLNDKKITNSSNHTNHSSHKNLNFNNEALKFQLLEELPQNIQNYLRFFEVAEIKIIKSVLLKAKTSFNNSIDAYYLLEDMELEIVNVLKRFKATLIQKNETVEAMQGYLMKSLKSEFEEMHTLNKRRDNLPITSLFNQ
- a CDS encoding DUF3847 domain-containing protein is translated as MNDFKNLKKTTAAIEKAELRKNRLKNLDRKERAHRLIRKGAMLEKYFECEHLSPEETEALLKMYSNYINTNKPNKFKKK